Proteins encoded by one window of Carassius auratus strain Wakin chromosome 8, ASM336829v1, whole genome shotgun sequence:
- the ube2d4 gene encoding ubiquitin-conjugating enzyme E2 D4, producing MALKRIQKELTDLQRDPPAQCSAGPVGEDLFHWQATIMGPNDSPYQGGVFFLTIHFPTDYPFKPPKVAFTTKIYHPNINSNGSICLDILRSQWSPALTVSKVLLSICSLLCDPNPDDPLVPEIAHTYKADREKYNRLAREWTQKYAM from the exons GAGCTGACAGACCTACAGAGAGATCCACCAGCTCAGTGTTCAGCAGGTCCAGTCGGAGAGGACT TGTTTCACTGGCAGGCAACAATAATGGGGCCG AATGACAGTCCATATCAAGGAGGGGTTTTCTTCCTCACCATTCATTTCCCAACAGACTACCCCTTTAAACCACCAAAG GTCGCATTCACAACAAAAATCTACCACCCGAATATTAACAGTAACGGAAGTATTTGTCTGGACATCCTGCGATCTCAGTGGTCACCCGCACTTACTGTATCCAAAG TCTTGTTGTCCATCTGCTCCCTCTTATGTGACCCAAACCCAGATGACCCGCTGGTACCTGAgatcgcacatacatataaagcAGACAGAGAAAA GTACAACAGACTAGCGAGAGAATGGACGCAAAAGTACGCCATGTGA